The Pseudomonas chlororaphis subsp. piscium genome contains the following window.
TGCCAGGGGCTGAACGAACGCCTGGATATGCCGCAGACCCTGCCCAACGGCGCCAGTAACCCGGGTTACCTGATATCGGCTGGATACAGCCTACCCTCTGATGATGACGGTAAGGCGAGCAACCCCGATGCCGTGTACTACCGGCGCAAGTTCAGCGCGTCCAGCGATGGTGGGACTATCCGCAGCGTGGTCATTCCGTTCTATTGGGGCTTTCGCGAGGAAGAAAAATACATTAACAAGACCGAGCCCCACGGTGAGTGGCTGGACCGCAACAACAACCGCCTGGATAAGACCGGCACTAAGGAGGGGGGGCAGTTCGCTAACGCTACCACCAATTTGCCCGACATGTGGGGGGAGGGTTTCAACGGTTATCCGTTCGGTATCCTTCCCCTCAATTTTGTTGGTGGCACCCTAACCCACCCGCTGTTTTCAGCCGCAGGCCGTCGTTACATGGTGCTGGCTTCCATGCGCTTGGCCATGTTGATCAAGATCATCCGCAAGCGTTATCCCAATGACACCATCAACATAGTCGGACATAGCCAGGGCACGATGCTCACCCTATTGGCCCATGCATTTCTCAAGGATGAAACGATAAAACCGGCCGATGGCGTGATCATGCTCAACTCGCCCTATAGCCTGTTCCAACCCTTCAACGAAAAGACCCAGAAATGGCTAGAGCAGCAAACAACAGCTGCCCGTATCGCTACCCTCAACGGCATCCTTCAGTTCATTGCGGGTACCCCGAACCCGGTTCCAGCACTGTCGAGTGTTGCGCTGAAAAACTGCCAGGGTTACGGCGCTATTGGCGGGCCTGGATGGACCGGCAGCACAGCATCTCAAGCCAATATCCGTGGAGAGTCCGTTTCATTTGACGAACGGGATAACCGAGGATGCACCTACCTTTACTTCACACCTCAAGATCAGACTGTGGGTCTTGGCAACGTACAGGGAATTGGTTGGCAGGGTATCGGGGATGTCGTTGATGGGCAGCCTGCACGTACCGTGTTGCCGCAGCGCTTCTACCAGCGCATCTTTACCTTGCGCAAGCGCAATGGGCAGAAGGAAGAAATCGGCAAGCACGTGCCTCCCTATTCTTACTCTCTGCTGCTTGAAGGGGAAAAAACCTGGGAAGACACCGGTTTAGGAGGATTGGACCGGAGTGGGCGTGCCAGTTTCAAGCCGGGCACCAGTGTGATGTTGACTGCTCCTCTATTGCCTGTGCCGGCAAAGGCAGATTTCTCGGCCGACGGAACCATGACCGCGCCAGGGGAAGACTCAAGCAGTGGTGTTTATCAGATCATGGACAAGCTGGACCCCATCGATGCGGCTATTGGTCTGAGTAATGACAAGTCCCTCCGTATCAAGTCTGCCTGGCGTCCCAAGGATCCGAAGTACGCCCGTCAGGAGACGCTAGATGAACAAGTAGCTTTTAAACGTGGCCGTGATACTGCCAGCGTGCAGCAGGCTCGTGACGACATCAATGAGCCCGCTCAGCGCGCTCATGTTTTTTCCGCACGGTCGTTGGGCAATGGTCAGGTACTGATCACCCGCGGAGAGACGCCTTACGAAGCCCGGTTGCGCCTGCAAAGCGAGGAGTATCAAGAGGCCCAGTCCTTTCACTCGGGCATTCCGAACAACCCGGAGCACAGTCGGCAGGTACTGGCCTATGACGTGGCCATCGGCGCAGGGGAGAGTGTCGATGACATGACGTTCTATGCGTATCTCTGTCGCGTGGCGGATTGGCGGTTGGATTGGAAGAGCAAGCGAGCGAAAGGAAGGGCACAGGCTGATGCAGATCTAGATAATGATCTTCCTGACGAATCTGTGCAGAGCTTTTATCGGATAGAAGACGATAAGAATCGCGATCTGATCGACTCCACAGTGACCTACCGCCAAAATGGCACATTGCCAGATACTGTAGGTAAGGCTGAGATGCCCTCCTTAGTGGCCACGCAGACCTGGGGTGGGAAAAGGCTGGGTAAATCCATCAGTTTTGGGGGGAAAGTCTGATGCACCGCATTCTCCCGTATCTATCTATCCCTGGTTTGCTGCTGACCAGCCATCTGGTTCTGGCGGCTACCCCCTCTCTGACGTCTACCCGCTGTTTTGCCAGCCCGGCCGCGGCCGTGACTGCCTATACCTCGGCCAAGGAGGCTACCACTGTGTCCACTGATACTCGTTACCGCGCCCCAACTACCTCACCACGTTTGGAAACTCTTGATGTACTCAGTATCGGCATGAGTCTGGATGTGTTTCGCCAGGGGCAGGCTTGGCAGACGTTACAAGAGCAGAATGCAAAACAGCCAGAGGCTCTGCATGTTGGCAGCATCCTGCCTATGGATCCGAAGAAGTATCCAGTGACTGCCGATGATAAGGATATGGCTTCTGAAAAGCGGGAAGCAGATGCGCTGGAGTTGGGGTTGCGAGACTTCCTGGAAAAGTGGCCGATTCCTACCATTACTGTGGTTCGTGGTTGGAATCCCCAAACCCCCAATTTACGTTTTACGCCTGAAGAGACCCAAGAAAGTCTGTCGGTCATGGTCAACGATATGCGGAATCCAGCGGGATTACATTGGCACCGCATTCGTAACTTACAGGACGGCATAGTCTGCAATGACACCCCCGAAGGGGTGGTGGAATCTCTGTTCCAGTTATTCGAGCGTAATCCTGATCTTCCTGCGTTGCTGGTATACGTTAACGAGGGGTTCAACATGGCCTTGTCATTGACGACCAAGGGCAATAAACCCATAGGGCTTGGGACCGGGCCTCGGCAACCAGGCGAGCTCACTGATTCAATGGTCGCTCTGGTCGTCGGTCGTCCCGAACGGGTCGAATGGCTGCGCTATTACGCCCAGTTTGCGAAGACGAACAAGAATCCCATTGATCCCGAGTTCACTGGTTGGGGCTGGCGCAAACCCGCCGTGGAATTCCAGCCATCGGAATTCATTCCACAGCCCTGGACCCAACGTGCTTTTGAGCAATGGGATGCTCTCCCTGTGTTGGCCAAAATTCACCGGCCTGTCACCGTGTCGTTGCAACGCCCTGATACTGGCGAGCGTCTGAAGCGCGAGGCCTTGACCGCCCAGTTAGCTGCTGGCTGGCAAAAAGCTATGGATGGGCTCACTCCGAAGCCAGCTCGGCTGTTCTACGATGGCGGTTTGAACACGGCCCCTCTGGCTGAACTGCTGCCTGCCCTGAAGGCCGCTCATAGCTCGCTTGACCTGCTTGAGTCACGGGAGAGCTACGATCTCACCCAACGGCTGGGTGACACAGGGGCGGCTTCGCCTTTTGTAGGCATCGCGCTGGCCACCATGGCCAGCTATCTGAATGCCGATACCAGCATCGTCATGCCCATGCGCCGGCAGGATCGGGCGACGATCATTTCCATCACCTCGGCCACACCAGGCAAGAAACCAGTCAGCAATCCTTTTGGGGTCAACCTGATGCCGCAGACTGCCAGCAGCGATGACCCTGCTCCCCAAACGCAGCCAGTAGGTAACCCTGTCGTGTCACCGACTCCGAAGCCGCCCGTTGTGCAAACGGACTACGCCTTGGAGGAGTTTTTGGCTGACCTGAAGCCGAACAGCAACTGGATGGACGAACTGTAAAACTCAGTAGAGATCAGTTCGTGTTGTGACGGAGGCTGTTTCCTCTCTGGACCATCACCTTCCACACCTGAACACTCATCCTTCGGTGGGCACAATGCCCGCTGAGGGAGAAGTGTTTGGTCATACAACGGAAAAGGAGCAGATGTGGACATCATCCGACTCGGCGACTCCACCAGTCACGGCGGCACTGTGATTGAAGCATTCAACCAAACCGACTTGAACAGCAAACCCATGGCCGGTGTAGGCCACAAGGTTGTGTGCCCATTATGCAAAGGGGTGTTTCCGATTTCCGAGGGCAGTGCCCTGCTGGATGTTGGCGGTATCCCCGTGGCGCTCGACGGAATGAAAACAGCCTGTGGTGCCAGCCTGATCGCCAGCAATCCGAAAGGAAATGCCGAGAGTTAGTCAGCGTAGGACGTATCGACGATCACGTACGGGCAGCTTGTCGATACCGGTTGGAAACTGATTTGCTCTACCGGTTACCGATTTAGTCAATGAGCAGCGCGAGTCGATACTGCGCTGAACCTGAGCAACCA
Protein-coding sequences here:
- a CDS encoding PAAR domain-containing protein; translated protein: MDIIRLGDSTSHGGTVIEAFNQTDLNSKPMAGVGHKVVCPLCKGVFPISEGSALLDVGGIPVALDGMKTACGASLIASNPKGNAES
- a CDS encoding type VI lipase adapter Tla3 domain-containing protein; amino-acid sequence: MHRILPYLSIPGLLLTSHLVLAATPSLTSTRCFASPAAAVTAYTSAKEATTVSTDTRYRAPTTSPRLETLDVLSIGMSLDVFRQGQAWQTLQEQNAKQPEALHVGSILPMDPKKYPVTADDKDMASEKREADALELGLRDFLEKWPIPTITVVRGWNPQTPNLRFTPEETQESLSVMVNDMRNPAGLHWHRIRNLQDGIVCNDTPEGVVESLFQLFERNPDLPALLVYVNEGFNMALSLTTKGNKPIGLGTGPRQPGELTDSMVALVVGRPERVEWLRYYAQFAKTNKNPIDPEFTGWGWRKPAVEFQPSEFIPQPWTQRAFEQWDALPVLAKIHRPVTVSLQRPDTGERLKREALTAQLAAGWQKAMDGLTPKPARLFYDGGLNTAPLAELLPALKAAHSSLDLLESRESYDLTQRLGDTGAASPFVGIALATMASYLNADTSIVMPMRRQDRATIISITSATPGKKPVSNPFGVNLMPQTASSDDPAPQTQPVGNPVVSPTPKPPVVQTDYALEEFLADLKPNSNWMDEL
- a CDS encoding T6SS effector phospholipase Tle3 domain-containing protein encodes the protein MNDAVRMRTISSGKAITLPGGGDVHLIATPPKPCVTIIVHGVNDLAGCYERIERGLCQGLNERLDMPQTLPNGASNPGYLISAGYSLPSDDDGKASNPDAVYYRRKFSASSDGGTIRSVVIPFYWGFREEEKYINKTEPHGEWLDRNNNRLDKTGTKEGGQFANATTNLPDMWGEGFNGYPFGILPLNFVGGTLTHPLFSAAGRRYMVLASMRLAMLIKIIRKRYPNDTINIVGHSQGTMLTLLAHAFLKDETIKPADGVIMLNSPYSLFQPFNEKTQKWLEQQTTAARIATLNGILQFIAGTPNPVPALSSVALKNCQGYGAIGGPGWTGSTASQANIRGESVSFDERDNRGCTYLYFTPQDQTVGLGNVQGIGWQGIGDVVDGQPARTVLPQRFYQRIFTLRKRNGQKEEIGKHVPPYSYSLLLEGEKTWEDTGLGGLDRSGRASFKPGTSVMLTAPLLPVPAKADFSADGTMTAPGEDSSSGVYQIMDKLDPIDAAIGLSNDKSLRIKSAWRPKDPKYARQETLDEQVAFKRGRDTASVQQARDDINEPAQRAHVFSARSLGNGQVLITRGETPYEARLRLQSEEYQEAQSFHSGIPNNPEHSRQVLAYDVAIGAGESVDDMTFYAYLCRVADWRLDWKSKRAKGRAQADADLDNDLPDESVQSFYRIEDDKNRDLIDSTVTYRQNGTLPDTVGKAEMPSLVATQTWGGKRLGKSISFGGKV